In Thermococcus thioreducens, a genomic segment contains:
- the pyrG gene encoding glutamine hydrolyzing CTP synthase, producing the protein MTKFIFVTGGVVSGLGKGITSASLGMLMKARGFRTTNVKIDPYLNYDAGTMNPYQHGEVFVLDDGGEVDLDLGNYERFLDTNLTFDHNITTGKVYSAVIEKERKGEYLGATVQVIPHITNEIKERIRTIAKDYDVVVVEIGGTVGDIESMPFLEAARQMQLEEGRDNVAFVHVTYVPKLKVVGEQKTKPTQHSVKELRSLGIQPDAIVARSEDPLEENARRKISLFTNVPPEAVISAYDVEDTYEVPLMLEKEGLARYITKRLGLPEREPELDAWREMVERYKSLEDTVEIAIVGKYVKLADSYLSIKEALKHSSVANGVKVKIRWVEAEDLERHGFKLLEGVDGIIVPGGFGARGTEGKMMAARYARENDIPFLGICFGFQLTVVEFARNVLGLKGAHSTEIDPRTPYPVVDLMPEQRDLDRLGGTMRLGAYPVRIKPGTLAMKLYGKELVYERHRHRWEVNPEYIEKFEEAGLVFSGIAGDDGRRMEILELPEKSYFIATQFHPEFKSRPMNPAPVFRGLVKAAKEKKGL; encoded by the coding sequence ATGACAAAGTTCATCTTCGTCACGGGTGGTGTGGTCAGCGGTCTCGGGAAGGGGATAACGAGCGCATCCCTCGGGATGCTCATGAAGGCTCGCGGTTTCAGAACAACTAACGTTAAGATAGACCCCTACCTCAACTACGACGCCGGAACCATGAACCCCTACCAGCACGGAGAGGTCTTTGTTCTCGATGACGGAGGCGAGGTTGACCTCGACCTCGGCAACTACGAGCGCTTTCTCGATACGAACCTCACCTTTGACCACAACATAACAACGGGTAAGGTCTACTCCGCCGTCATTGAGAAGGAGAGGAAGGGTGAATACCTCGGCGCCACTGTCCAGGTCATTCCCCACATCACCAACGAAATAAAGGAGCGCATAAGGACTATAGCGAAGGACTACGACGTCGTTGTGGTGGAGATAGGCGGGACCGTTGGCGACATAGAGAGCATGCCCTTCCTTGAGGCAGCCCGCCAGATGCAGCTTGAAGAGGGCAGAGATAACGTCGCCTTCGTCCACGTCACCTACGTGCCGAAGCTCAAAGTCGTCGGCGAGCAGAAGACCAAACCTACCCAGCACAGCGTCAAGGAACTGAGAAGCCTTGGAATCCAGCCCGATGCCATAGTGGCCCGCTCCGAGGATCCTCTGGAGGAAAACGCGAGAAGAAAGATAAGCCTCTTCACCAACGTTCCGCCAGAGGCCGTCATAAGTGCCTACGATGTTGAGGACACATACGAGGTTCCGCTCATGCTCGAAAAGGAGGGCCTGGCCAGGTACATCACCAAGAGGCTCGGCCTTCCCGAGAGGGAGCCGGAACTCGATGCATGGCGTGAGATGGTCGAGAGGTACAAGTCCCTTGAGGATACTGTTGAGATTGCCATAGTGGGCAAGTACGTCAAGCTCGCCGACTCTTACCTGAGCATAAAGGAGGCGTTAAAGCATTCCAGCGTTGCCAACGGCGTGAAGGTCAAAATACGCTGGGTGGAGGCCGAAGACCTTGAAAGGCACGGCTTCAAGCTCCTCGAAGGTGTTGACGGCATAATCGTTCCCGGCGGCTTCGGCGCGAGGGGAACGGAGGGCAAGATGATGGCCGCCCGCTACGCGAGGGAAAACGACATACCTTTCCTAGGGATATGCTTCGGCTTCCAGCTCACGGTTGTTGAGTTTGCCCGCAACGTTCTGGGGCTGAAGGGTGCGCACTCCACCGAAATTGACCCCCGGACACCGTATCCGGTTGTTGACCTCATGCCCGAACAGCGCGACCTGGACAGGCTCGGCGGGACGATGAGGCTCGGTGCCTATCCGGTCAGGATAAAACCGGGAACCCTCGCAATGAAACTCTATGGGAAGGAGCTGGTCTACGAGCGCCACAGGCACCGCTGGGAGGTCAACCCGGAGTACATAGAGAAGTTTGAGGAGGCCGGGCTGGTATTCAGCGGAATAGCCGGGGACGACGGTAGGAGGATGGAGATACTTGAACTTCCGGAGAAGAGCTACTTCATCGCTACTCAGTTCCACCCGGAGTTCAAGTCAAGGCCTATGAACCCGGCACCGGTCTTCAGAGGGCTCGTGAAGGCGGCAAAAGAAAAGAAAGGCCTTTAA
- a CDS encoding NOG1 family protein has translation MKNPFEKMPTVLTADELIDKAFRRAEKAASAFTPKGGPRAKARQREELRVRTVSNVVRDNLRKLLDRTPGVSELPAFYRELVDTLVDRDQFHRSLARVNWAIKTIRNLEQRYVEKIRYERDPNEIARLRRSFYGRVADILRDTADDLEYLNRARNVLKDLPVVDLELPTVVIAGHPNVGKSTLLRALTNAKPEVASYPFTTKGINVGQFEEHYLKYQVIDTPGLLDRPLSERNEVERQAILALKHLGRVIVYIFDPSEYCGYPVEEQMHLFEEIYSEFGEFPFIVVLNKVDIADEEKIKTVEAFVRSKGLEPLRISALNGEGLDELKERVIELVKPMVEEQTRRIMEKELRKYREEFEL, from the coding sequence ATGAAGAACCCGTTCGAAAAAATGCCGACCGTGCTTACCGCTGACGAGCTCATTGACAAGGCATTCAGAAGGGCCGAAAAGGCCGCTTCAGCATTCACCCCAAAAGGTGGCCCGAGGGCCAAGGCGAGACAGAGGGAGGAGCTCAGGGTTAGGACTGTCTCCAACGTTGTGAGGGACAACCTCAGAAAGCTCCTGGACAGAACGCCGGGAGTTTCGGAACTGCCAGCGTTCTACAGGGAGCTGGTTGACACGCTCGTTGACAGGGATCAGTTCCACCGCTCTCTTGCGAGGGTCAACTGGGCGATAAAGACGATAAGGAACCTGGAGCAGCGCTATGTTGAAAAGATAAGGTATGAAAGGGATCCAAATGAGATAGCCAGGCTCAGGAGGAGCTTCTACGGCCGCGTTGCAGACATATTAAGGGACACAGCGGACGACCTTGAATACCTCAACCGGGCAAGAAACGTGCTGAAGGACCTTCCGGTCGTTGACCTTGAGCTTCCGACGGTCGTCATCGCCGGCCACCCCAACGTGGGCAAGAGCACCCTTCTGAGGGCCCTGACCAACGCCAAGCCAGAGGTTGCGAGCTATCCCTTCACCACAAAGGGCATAAACGTCGGCCAGTTCGAGGAGCACTACCTCAAGTACCAGGTTATAGACACACCCGGCCTTCTCGACAGGCCGCTGAGCGAGAGGAACGAGGTTGAGAGGCAGGCCATCTTGGCTTTAAAGCACCTCGGAAGGGTCATCGTCTACATCTTCGACCCGAGCGAGTACTGCGGATACCCAGTAGAAGAGCAGATGCATCTGTTTGAGGAAATATACAGTGAGTTCGGCGAGTTTCCGTTCATAGTCGTCCTCAACAAGGTGGACATAGCGGACGAGGAGAAAATAAAGACTGTTGAGGCCTTCGTCCGCTCCAAGGGGCTCGAACCCCTCAGAATCTCGGCCCTGAACGGTGAAGGTCTGGATGAGCTGAAGGAGCGCGTCATAGAGCTCGTAAAGCCCATGGTCGAGGAGCAGACGAGGAGAATAATGGAGAAGGAGCTGAGAAAGTACAGGGAGGAGTTTGAGCTCTGA
- a CDS encoding 30S ribosomal protein S8e produces the protein MAIWQGRSLKKPSGGRIILARKKRKRELGREPAFTKVAEEREKRKIIRTYGGNRKVRLIEALYANVFENGKGKKVKIIRVIENPANRQYVRRNIITKGAIIETEAGKAIVTSRPGQDGVVNAVLIKEESA, from the coding sequence ATGGCTATCTGGCAGGGAAGGTCACTCAAGAAGCCTTCAGGCGGAAGGATTATCCTCGCTAGGAAGAAGAGGAAGAGGGAGCTCGGAAGGGAGCCGGCTTTCACCAAGGTCGCTGAGGAGCGGGAGAAGAGGAAGATAATCAGAACCTACGGTGGAAACCGGAAGGTCAGGCTTATCGAGGCCCTCTACGCCAACGTCTTCGAGAACGGCAAGGGCAAGAAGGTCAAAATCATCAGGGTTATTGAGAACCCCGCCAACAGGCAGTACGTCAGGAGAAACATAATCACCAAGGGTGCCATCATAGAGACCGAGGCCGGAAAGGCCATCGTCACCAGCAGGCCCGGCCAGGACGGCGTCGTCAACGCTGTCCTGATAAAAGAAGAGAGCGCCTGA
- the map gene encoding type II methionyl aminopeptidase, whose translation MEERDALIKAGEIARRVKKEVSDMIKPGVKLYDIAEFVERRIVELGGKPAFPCNLSINEIAAHYTPYKGDNTVLKEGDYLKVDIGVHVDGYIADTAVTFRVGMEEDDLMAASKEALENAISVIRAGVKISEIGKAIEETIRGYGFNPIVNLSGHKIERYKLHSGISIPNIYRPADTYVLREGDVIAIEPFATTGAGQVIEVPPALIFMHIRDRPVRMAQARRLLMHIKKEYNGLPFAYRWLQGFMPEGQLKLALAQLDRAGAVYSYQILREVRGGLVSQFEHTVIVEKDGVYITT comes from the coding sequence GTGGAGGAGAGAGATGCTCTCATAAAGGCGGGAGAGATAGCAAGGCGGGTAAAGAAAGAAGTCTCAGACATGATAAAACCCGGAGTAAAGCTCTACGATATTGCTGAGTTCGTGGAAAGGCGCATAGTGGAACTTGGGGGAAAACCTGCCTTCCCCTGTAATCTCTCAATAAACGAAATCGCGGCCCACTACACCCCATACAAAGGTGATAACACCGTACTTAAAGAGGGAGACTACCTCAAGGTGGACATAGGTGTCCACGTTGATGGGTACATAGCAGACACGGCAGTAACGTTCAGGGTTGGTATGGAGGAAGACGACTTAATGGCGGCATCAAAGGAAGCCCTCGAAAACGCCATCAGCGTGATACGCGCGGGCGTCAAAATCAGCGAGATTGGGAAGGCCATAGAGGAAACAATACGGGGCTACGGCTTCAACCCGATAGTCAACCTCAGCGGCCACAAGATAGAGCGCTACAAGCTTCACTCCGGCATAAGCATACCAAACATCTACCGCCCTGCAGACACCTACGTCCTCAGGGAGGGGGACGTCATTGCAATAGAGCCCTTCGCAACCACCGGTGCCGGACAGGTTATCGAGGTCCCCCCTGCGCTTATATTCATGCACATCCGCGACAGGCCGGTACGGATGGCACAGGCCAGGAGGCTTCTCATGCACATAAAGAAGGAGTACAACGGGCTCCCCTTTGCCTACCGCTGGCTACAGGGGTTCATGCCAGAGGGACAGCTCAAACTGGCCCTGGCCCAGCTGGACAGGGCTGGTGCCGTGTACAGCTACCAGATACTCAGGGAAGTCCGCGGCGGTCTGGTGAGCCAGTTCGAGCACACGGTTATAGTGGAAAAGGACGGGGTGTATATAACGACCTGA
- a CDS encoding DUF835 domain-containing protein: MNLEAAVPYVNFFSRWVLFIAVAYKAYQTRDKGWVLLSTAFFINALDVESYIFRPLGIHMAHEAYRVASQIPNFFIATLLLWGAIHLKYATSKLKHVVLISVFLAASYVWLFLLAANVFNDNFVVETVFPAFAYSFALIYFSRILIEKEISTRSIDSLFPWGLILLGLLNFTYPVVRNVEWLAPSAFFLGAVFRLVAAVGAFKFVFIPFPPAETQPPSSKTPHPGAFVYPSKEKVSEKFGNIKALPNLIVITREELDSIRGKLHPSALVFWVTRVIEGEIHKFPEIYAISPTKIDILTDLIAKAVESGYRVLYIDAVEYLIIENGFENTLKFLLNVKDRLLVANGTIILVVDPEALDPLQRRILEREFPGE; the protein is encoded by the coding sequence ATGAATCTGGAAGCCGCCGTCCCCTATGTTAATTTTTTCTCTAGGTGGGTTCTGTTCATCGCCGTTGCGTACAAGGCTTATCAGACCCGCGACAAGGGCTGGGTTCTTCTGAGCACGGCGTTCTTCATAAACGCTCTGGACGTTGAGAGCTATATATTCAGGCCCCTCGGAATTCACATGGCCCATGAGGCGTACAGGGTTGCCTCGCAGATACCGAACTTCTTTATAGCGACCCTTCTCCTCTGGGGGGCCATCCACCTCAAATACGCTACGAGCAAGCTCAAGCATGTCGTCTTAATCTCGGTGTTTCTGGCCGCTTCGTACGTATGGCTGTTCCTGCTGGCGGCCAACGTTTTCAATGACAACTTTGTGGTGGAAACGGTATTTCCGGCTTTTGCCTACAGCTTTGCCCTCATATACTTCAGCAGGATCTTGATTGAGAAGGAGATATCAACCCGCAGTATAGATTCGCTTTTCCCGTGGGGACTGATACTTCTGGGTCTCCTCAACTTTACATATCCAGTAGTCAGGAACGTTGAGTGGCTGGCCCCAAGCGCCTTTTTCCTTGGTGCTGTTTTCAGACTTGTTGCCGCGGTTGGCGCGTTTAAGTTCGTCTTCATACCGTTTCCCCCGGCAGAAACCCAACCTCCATCTTCCAAGACACCTCATCCGGGGGCTTTTGTATACCCCTCCAAAGAGAAGGTCTCGGAGAAGTTTGGAAATATCAAAGCACTCCCAAACCTGATTGTGATAACCCGGGAGGAGCTTGACAGTATCAGGGGAAAACTTCATCCGAGCGCTCTGGTGTTCTGGGTTACGAGGGTGATTGAGGGGGAGATACATAAGTTCCCCGAAATATACGCGATAAGCCCAACCAAGATCGACATACTGACCGACCTGATAGCCAAGGCAGTAGAAAGCGGCTACCGCGTCCTGTACATAGACGCCGTGGAGTACTTGATAATAGAGAACGGCTTTGAAAACACCCTGAAGTTCCTTCTAAATGTAAAGGATCGCCTGCTGGTAGCGAACGGGACTATAATACTGGTGGTGGATCCAGAGGCCTTGGATCCCCTGCAGAGAAGAATTTTAGAAAGAGAATTTCCGGGGGAGTAA
- a CDS encoding CBS domain-containing protein: MVGILVQEVMTDRFQKIDIDAPLSEAIGIFEKEDPDLILVFDGNLYKGVLTQDLIVRSHLKWDPTKAKVRDVYKTAPVIKPDEDLSKAAKLMIEVDLRSLPVGESKAEIIGVISDIELLKRVAGGEFGKRKVEEVMTKDVITLRPDDTVAKALATMRDHAISRIPIVNEEGKLEGLVTLHDLIIRFIKPRFRAQYGEVAGEKIPPFSMQLRDVMIRGVITISPDAKLREAIATMIENDIDGLIIVDENNRVKGVLTVKDMLLPISRMVEKEVRFYLQLGGDASVLSDFTRERIIEDVRRFVDGYEDLLGQEGIIYLYIRRFNERFRGVHLYQARMRVVTDRGVFIATGETWGAIQAVHDALRAIERQLLQKAELEKDTHYYKRFLEKMGLE; encoded by the coding sequence ATGGTCGGTATTCTTGTTCAGGAGGTTATGACCGACAGGTTCCAGAAAATAGACATCGACGCCCCGCTTTCTGAGGCGATCGGAATCTTTGAGAAGGAAGACCCCGACCTTATTCTGGTCTTCGACGGAAACCTGTACAAAGGAGTCCTGACCCAGGACCTTATAGTACGCTCCCACCTCAAGTGGGACCCAACCAAGGCCAAGGTTAGGGACGTCTACAAGACCGCCCCGGTGATCAAGCCGGATGAGGACCTTAGCAAGGCCGCCAAGCTCATGATTGAGGTTGACCTGCGCTCCCTCCCGGTTGGGGAGAGCAAGGCTGAAATCATTGGAGTCATAAGCGATATAGAACTGCTCAAGAGGGTAGCAGGAGGGGAGTTCGGAAAGAGGAAGGTCGAAGAGGTCATGACCAAGGACGTCATAACCCTCAGGCCCGACGATACCGTAGCAAAGGCACTTGCAACGATGCGCGACCATGCGATATCAAGGATACCGATAGTCAACGAGGAGGGCAAGCTCGAAGGCCTTGTCACGCTCCACGACCTCATCATAAGGTTCATCAAGCCCCGCTTCAGGGCCCAGTACGGTGAGGTTGCGGGAGAAAAGATACCCCCGTTCAGCATGCAGCTCCGCGACGTCATGATAAGGGGGGTCATAACAATATCCCCCGACGCCAAGCTCAGAGAGGCCATCGCCACGATGATAGAGAACGACATTGACGGCCTGATAATCGTCGACGAGAACAACAGGGTTAAGGGCGTTCTCACGGTCAAAGACATGCTGCTGCCCATATCAAGGATGGTCGAGAAGGAGGTTCGCTTCTACCTACAGCTGGGCGGTGACGCCTCAGTACTCAGCGACTTTACCAGGGAGAGAATAATAGAGGACGTAAGGCGCTTCGTTGACGGCTACGAGGACCTCCTCGGGCAGGAGGGCATAATCTACCTCTACATCAGGCGCTTTAACGAGCGCTTCAGGGGAGTTCACCTCTACCAGGCCAGGATGCGCGTTGTCACCGACAGGGGAGTGTTCATAGCGACGGGTGAAACCTGGGGTGCAATACAGGCCGTCCATGACGCCCTCAGGGCGATCGAAAGACAGCTCCTTCAGAAGGCCGAGCTTGAGAAGGACACCCACTACTACAAGCGCTTCCTGGAAAAGATGGGACTGGAATGA
- a CDS encoding DUF357 domain-containing protein, whose product MGREITEEKLQKYFKITAEALETLEIAVHEKSLLRGVAQDFLTMARSYFEDAKYYYEKGDYVTAFAALNYAHGFIDAGVRLGVFKGEDDRLFAFG is encoded by the coding sequence GTGGGGCGGGAGATAACCGAGGAAAAGCTTCAGAAGTACTTTAAAATCACCGCTGAAGCGCTGGAGACCCTTGAAATAGCTGTTCATGAGAAGAGCCTTTTGAGGGGAGTTGCCCAGGACTTTCTCACCATGGCGAGGAGCTATTTTGAGGACGCCAAATACTACTACGAGAAAGGCGACTATGTAACTGCCTTTGCCGCGCTCAACTATGCCCACGGTTTTATAGACGCAGGTGTAAGGCTGGGAGTCTTTAAGGGAGAGGACGACAGGCTGTTTGCCTTTGGCTGA
- the glmU gene encoding bifunctional sugar-1-phosphate nucleotidylyltransferase/acetyltransferase, which yields MKGVILAAGKGERLRPLTDDRPKVMLKVANRPIIEYVLENLDPFVDEFIIIVRYEKEKLIDGLGDEFNGKPMTYVDQLPGEGTAKAIESAREQIGDEEFIVANGDIYFEIEGVKELVGAFKREKADAALLVKEFDDLSHFGKVEVRENLVSMVREKPGSVSGYANLGVYIFKPDVFEFLQKTPLSKRGEYEITDTINLMIGDGKRVAYAVYSGYWNDVGRPWNLLELNEYLLKNKLKHSIRGIVEEGATVVPPVEIGEGTVVRSGAYLIGPVKIGRNSRIGPNCFIRPYTSIGDNCHIGNAVEVKNSIIMDNSNAPHLNYVGDSIIGENTNLGAGTITANLRHDKGTIKVEVKGKLEDSGRRKLGAIIGHNVKVGINVSIYPGRKIGSNSFVGPGVIVDRNVPSGSLVVMKQEKAVMKR from the coding sequence GTGAAGGGCGTAATCCTCGCGGCTGGAAAAGGGGAAAGGCTTCGTCCTCTGACGGATGACAGGCCAAAGGTCATGCTCAAAGTCGCAAACAGACCGATAATTGAGTACGTGCTTGAGAATCTGGATCCCTTTGTGGATGAATTCATAATAATCGTCCGCTATGAAAAGGAAAAGCTGATCGATGGCCTTGGGGACGAGTTCAATGGGAAGCCTATGACATATGTTGACCAGCTCCCTGGCGAAGGCACCGCCAAGGCCATAGAATCAGCCCGGGAGCAGATTGGCGATGAGGAGTTTATAGTCGCCAACGGAGATATATACTTCGAGATAGAGGGAGTGAAGGAGCTCGTTGGAGCGTTCAAGAGGGAAAAGGCAGACGCCGCGCTTCTGGTGAAGGAGTTTGACGATCTGAGTCATTTCGGTAAGGTCGAGGTCAGGGAAAACCTCGTCTCCATGGTGAGGGAGAAGCCGGGCAGTGTTTCCGGCTATGCAAACCTCGGTGTCTATATCTTCAAACCCGACGTCTTTGAGTTCCTTCAAAAAACCCCCCTCAGCAAACGCGGGGAGTATGAGATAACAGACACTATCAACCTCATGATAGGGGACGGAAAACGGGTTGCCTACGCGGTTTATTCCGGCTACTGGAACGACGTTGGCAGGCCGTGGAATCTTCTGGAGCTCAACGAATACCTCCTGAAGAACAAGCTGAAGCACAGCATCAGGGGTATAGTTGAGGAAGGCGCCACGGTAGTTCCACCTGTGGAGATAGGTGAGGGGACCGTCGTAAGGAGCGGGGCGTACCTCATTGGGCCGGTGAAGATAGGAAGAAACTCCCGCATCGGCCCCAACTGCTTCATAAGGCCCTACACAAGCATCGGCGACAACTGCCATATAGGCAACGCTGTGGAGGTCAAGAACTCGATAATAATGGACAACAGCAACGCTCCCCACCTAAACTACGTCGGCGACTCAATAATCGGGGAGAACACAAACCTCGGTGCCGGCACCATCACGGCAAACCTGAGACACGACAAGGGCACCATAAAGGTCGAGGTCAAAGGAAAACTTGAGGACTCCGGGAGGAGGAAGCTCGGAGCCATAATCGGCCACAACGTCAAGGTCGGCATAAACGTGAGCATATATCCCGGAAGGAAGATAGGGAGCAACTCGTTTGTTGGGCCTGGGGTGATAGTCGATAGAAACGTTCCCAGCGGGAGTCTCGTGGTCATGAAACAGGAGAAGGCGGTGATGAAAAGATGA
- a CDS encoding undecaprenyl-diphosphate phosphatase, with translation MVNIGEYIAPLVSGVVVALSSWLPTSPEGYSIMGFLEGVTPAYVDYLVPAYLGVTFAVLFYFKEKIALGSQRALRRSLDPDVKYLLYTTLFTLLIGYPLLVGLGVVIDPKVSDFINALLGFAIFLFALFMGRFRPLLGGAKEKIKEDDGATLVDSIVSGLLQGGTLMGGFSRSGFVFFGLVVTGVTPKKALELSFLIAPVYFILKLAFVGGWDPALPVPLLFAAFLSAFVTSIVTMKGLLRAVEVFGERVFLALFGLIPVFVYLVGVVL, from the coding sequence ATGGTCAACATCGGTGAATACATAGCTCCCCTGGTTTCGGGCGTTGTCGTGGCGCTCTCATCCTGGCTTCCCACCAGTCCGGAGGGTTATTCAATCATGGGATTTCTGGAAGGTGTAACGCCGGCCTATGTGGACTACCTTGTTCCTGCGTATCTCGGTGTGACGTTTGCTGTGCTGTTTTACTTTAAGGAGAAAATCGCGCTTGGGTCTCAGAGGGCCCTGCGCAGGAGTCTTGACCCGGACGTGAAATATCTTCTATACACCACCCTCTTTACACTCCTTATCGGTTATCCCCTGCTGGTTGGTCTGGGGGTGGTCATCGATCCTAAGGTTTCCGACTTCATCAACGCCCTTCTCGGATTTGCGATCTTTCTGTTCGCTCTCTTCATGGGTCGCTTCCGCCCTCTCCTGGGTGGGGCTAAGGAGAAAATCAAGGAGGACGACGGGGCGACCCTTGTGGACTCCATAGTTTCCGGCCTGCTGCAGGGAGGGACGCTGATGGGCGGCTTTTCAAGGAGCGGATTCGTGTTCTTCGGCCTAGTCGTTACGGGGGTCACCCCCAAGAAGGCCCTTGAACTGAGTTTTCTTATAGCCCCTGTCTATTTCATACTGAAGCTCGCCTTCGTAGGTGGATGGGATCCGGCGCTTCCTGTTCCACTGCTCTTTGCGGCCTTTCTATCGGCATTCGTGACAAGCATAGTTACGATGAAGGGCCTTCTTAGGGCCGTTGAAGTTTTCGGGGAGAGAGTGTTCCTCGCCCTCTTTGGCCTGATACCTGTGTTCGTCTATTTAGTGGGGGTGGTTCTGTGA
- a CDS encoding DUF555 domain-containing protein: protein MGDYVVVLEAPIIVRDVETSEDAINVAVSKVAKALNKEKLDFVRVEIGYSQCPVCGAHFESAFVIGSVGLVGMYLTIKVYNAQTIEHAERIAKAVIGKALKKVPLKVYEIRELTEEEEGDGVELD from the coding sequence ATGGGAGACTACGTTGTTGTTTTGGAGGCACCCATTATAGTGAGGGACGTCGAGACGAGCGAGGACGCGATAAACGTCGCGGTGAGCAAGGTCGCAAAGGCGCTCAACAAGGAAAAGCTCGACTTTGTGAGGGTTGAGATAGGCTACTCCCAGTGCCCTGTCTGCGGGGCCCACTTCGAGAGTGCCTTCGTTATAGGTTCTGTCGGCCTGGTTGGGATGTATCTCACGATAAAGGTTTACAACGCTCAAACCATCGAGCACGCTGAGAGAATAGCCAAGGCAGTCATCGGAAAGGCCCTCAAGAAGGTTCCGCTTAAGGTCTATGAGATAAGGGAACTTACAGAGGAGGAAGAGGGCGACGGGGTCGAATTAGACTGA